ATCTGGATCATCTGGGAGCACTGGAACACGGCCTGGAAGCACTCCATGCCTACGCCGTGGCAGCGGATGATCCCGACGTCTACCGGTTGATCGATTTCTACGCCTGCTACCGCGCCATGGTGCGGCTCAAGGTGGCCTGCCTGGAATGGGAGGAACTGGAAGACCCGGAACTCGGGGGGAAAAACGGTGGCCGGCGGAAGTCCCTCGAGGACCAAGTGCGGGGATTTTTGACCCAGGCGTGCACGTATGCCGTGCAGTTCAGTCGGCCCACCCTGTGGGTCGCCTGCGGCCTGCCGGCCAGCGGAAAATCGACCCTGGCCCGCCGTCTCGCCGAATACCTGGAAGCCGACATCCTTCGCTCCGACCAGGTGCGAACAGAGCTGGCGATCCCCGAAGGCAGCCCCTCCCAACCGGGCGTCTTACGATTCGAGGAAGGGAAATACCGGCCGGAGTTCCGCCGGCTCGTCTACGGAGAACTGCTCAACCGGGCTCAAGACCGCCTTCGCCAAGGGCGACCGGTGGTGCTGGACGCCACCTTCGCTTCCAGGAAGTGGCGTGACGAAGCCCTACGACTGGCCGCAGACTTGGACGCCAACTGCATCTTCGTGGAATGCCGCGCTTCCGACGAAACGCTTAAAGAAAGACTGCGAGAGCGGGAAATCCGCCCGGGACTCTCGGATGCGCGAGTGCAACACTTCGACGCGTTCAAGCAGCACTTCGAGGCGCTCACGGAAGTCCCCGAGATGCTGCACCTGGAGTTTTTCACGGAAGGCGATTTCGAAGCCGCATTCACCGACCTGCTCGCCCGTTCCTACCGGTCCCGTTGCCTCCAGGTCCGATCCCGCATGGAAGACCTCTCGCCGAACAGCCCCGCTTCATCCTGAACCCGGCCCGACGGCAGGTTAAAAACATCCAAACGCGGAAACGGATGGACTCACGGTGGCGGAAACCCACCCGCACCCTGGACAGTCAGTTTCCTACAGTAGGTGTCCAAAAAAGATGGGGTTCACTAAACGCTTACCATTGAAGCGCCTGATCGAGCATGGCTTCCATTTCGGCTCTCAGCCCTTTTTCGAAGTTTTTCATGCGCCCATAGCTCATCGCTTGTGACGGATTCAGGAATTCAATATAGCTGGCAATAACGAATGAAAACAACAGCTTACTTCATAGCAAGTGTCATAGCTCGTCGCCCCTATCTCAAAATGGAATGGATTGAGCATGTTCTTAACAATCCTATCCGCACTGAGGTGCAGCCTAACGGGCGCATTCGTTATTGGGGGTACCTTGCTGACATAAACAAGTACTTGCGAGTCGTTATGCAATCGGATGGAGAGACCGTGCATAACGCTTTCTTCGACCGTCGTTTCAAACCTTGAGGAGGAGATGGGGAGATGATTTTGGAATACTATCCCGAAACAGATATGTTGTATATCAAACTGGTTGAAGGGGTAAGCACTGAATCTGAAGAGATTGCGTCGGGAGTTGTGCTGGACTTCGACGAGCACAACCGTGTCATTGGGGTTGAGATAGAAGATGCCAGCAAAATCATTGATCTGTCAAGATTGGAATTGAGAGCGGTTCCCGTTGTTAACCTGATCCTGACGGAGAGGGCTCCTGTGCCGGCATGAGGCATTAGATACACTCTCGAACAGCCGCCTGACAAATAAGGATAGATCGTGAGAGCTAAGCGAACCACGATCTTATCCTATAGTTGGACGACCCCGGTGAAAGTTGGCAGCGTCTTTGTGTATGCAAATATCTTTTTTTGGATTTCTGAAGTTACATTCCGTCTTCCAAGGAAGGTTCGGAGTTGTTGTTCCAGGTCTTCGCGGAACGCTACGAAAAGGGGTCCATGATCATCACCACGAACCTTGGGTCTGCCGATTGGCCCCATGTCCCTTTTCGGTTGCACTACAAACACGTCGGCCGGTACCTGTTGTTCGAGGAAATCAACGGGGGGATTGCGACCGGGTCCTTATCTTTTCGATTTCGGCCCTGGCCCGTTGTTCGAACGCTTCATCGCTTATCCGGCCTTCCACGTAGTCGCTCCAACTGCTGAAATCCTGGAAGAAACACACTTCCATACCGCATTCGGAACAGACCTTCCGGTAGATCTTGTTCGCTCTTCGGGCCCGCTCTCTTTTCTCCTCTTCTTCCCGCTCCTGCCGCCGGCCCTCCCTGCTGTCCACCATCAGGTACTTGCCGAAACTTCGAGAGAACTCTTCCACTTCCTTTCGAGCTTCTTCATTCAGCTGAGACTCCCCGATCTCACCTTCGACGAAGGCCTTCCACGCTTCGAAATTCTCGAAACACAAGGATCCGATGCCCGCTTCCTCACAAAGTCTGGAGTAGATTTCTCCGGCCCGAGCGGCTCGCTCCCTTTCGCCCCGGGAAAAGCCTTCCAGTTCTCCAGGTCCCATGCAACCGTCTCTAATCATGATCCCCCTCCTTCGAACGCAGGTATCTTCAACCAGCGACAAGCCCCGCCGATGCTCGGAGGCGGCCCGCCGCCGCACCGCCTCCGCGGATCGGAAATCACACCGGCCGTTCTACCGCCCCCAACCCGGCTTCTGGGCCTCTCGAAAAAAAGGGCGGGGACGCCCCGCCCTGTCCGCCACCACCGCAGCTCGACCCCGGGATGTACGCCGCCCGCTAGCGGCCGCAACTCGGACACCCGCCGCCCTCGTCGTTTCCTTTTTTCGCCGCGCCTTCGTCGCTCTTTCCGAATTCTTTTACGATTTCAGCGATCTGCCGAAGCCGTTCATCCGCCTTGCGGAAGAGGGTCCCTTCCGGGTAGGTACCGTCGGGCTGAAGTTCGCCCGCGGGCATGCCGGTCAGGAGTTCGATGCCTTCTTCTATCGTGGATACCGGCCAAATGTGGAATTTCCCTTCCTCGACGGCGTCGATCACTTCCTTCTTGAGCATCAGGTTGCGCACGTTCTTGGCCGGGATGATGACACCCTGGTCCCCGGTCAACCCCTTGTGCCGGCACACGTGGAAGAAGGCCTCGATTTTCCGGGTGACACCGCCCACAGGCTGGATTTCCCCTTTCTGGCTGACGGATCCTGTAACAGCGATTCCCTGGCGGATGGGAACCCCGGAAACCGCGCTCAGGAGCGCGTAGAGCTCGGTGCTCGAAGCGCTGTCCCCATCCACCATGCCGTAGCTCTGTTCGAAGCAGAGTGATGCCGTCAGGGAAATGGGCTTGTTGTGGGCGAAACGCTCCTTCACGAAGCTGCTCAGGATCATGACGCCCTTGGTGTGGATATTCCCACTCAGCTTGGACTCCCGTTCGATGGCGACCACCCCTTCGCGCCCCACGGAGACGGTGGCGGTGATCCGGTTGGGCTTGCCGAACTCGTGGTCCCCGGTCATGAGCACCGAAAGGCCGTTGACCTGTCCGACCTTTTCGCCGGTGGTTTCGACCCAGAAAATGTCCTTATTGACCAACTCCCTCATCCGTTCTTCGATGAGGTTGGAGCGGTAGATCCGCTTCTCTATGGCCTGCTCCACGTGCCTGAGGCCGACGAATGCGGCGTTTTCGAGTCCCGCGAAATAGTTGGCTTCCCGGACCAGGTCGCTGATATCACCCAGTTCCAGGCTCAACTTGTCCCGATCCTCGGTCATTTCCATGCTGTATTCCAGCACCCGGGCCACCCCTTCCCGGTCAAGGTGTCGGAGGTTGTTCTGAGAGCAGAACCGCCCGAGCATCTTGGCGCACTCGATAACGGTTTCATCCTTACGGTCCATGCGATCGTCCAGATGGGCCTTCACCTTGAACAGCTTCTGGAAGCGGTCGTCGTAGATGTAGAGCAGGTGATAGAGGTACGGATCTCCCGTGAGGATGATTTTCACATCCAGAGGGATGGGTTCCGGTCGGATGGTCCGCGTGCTGAAAATCCCGTAGAGTTCGCCCAGGTCTTCGATGCGGATCACACCGTCTCGAAGCGCTCGCTTGAGCGCTTCCCACGAGAGGTACCATTTCAGGAGATCCAGTGCCTTCATGACCAGGTAGCCCCCGTTGGCCTTGTGAAGAGCTCCGGGCTTGATCATGCTGAAATCGGTGAACAGCGCTCCGAGCCAGGCCTGCCGCTCGATGGTACCGAAAAGATTGGGGTAGGCCGGGTTGGATTCAATCACCACCGGCGCTCCCTTGGTCTCGGAATTGTCGATGAGGACATTCACATCGTATTTCTTGAAGGCCGCTTCCCTGGGCGGCATGGGAAACGGACCGGCCTGCTGCTGACCTTCGGGCTTTTTCTTGAAATCATCGATGTTTTCCAGGATGTCTTCCTGTACGGCCTTCAGGTGCTGCTGAACCTGCTCTTCATCTCCGTATTTTTCGAGGTAATGTTCCATGAGCTGGCCGACGACGAAAAGCGCTATTTCGCCGTCGAGCTTGGCGTGCTTCTCCTTGAATTCCGCTTCGGCTTCGCGGATTCGCTTGATGGCGTCCTTCATCTTCGACTGGACTTCGTCGCTCTTTTCACGGAGCGCCTTCCGTTCTTCGTCTTCGAGCTGGCTCAGATCCTCCTGGCTCATGGGCTGGCCTTCTTTGTTGGCGGGGATGATGACCATACCCACCTGAGAAAACTGCAGCACGAACCCATCTTCCCGGGCCGTCTGGCTGAGTTCCTCGATGATTTCCCGTCGCCGTTTCTCGAAGGCTTGGTGGACTTCCGCTTCCTTGGCCCGGTAATCGTCGCTGTCGAACACCTCGGGAATCTTGCTCTGGAGGGTCTGGATGAATTCCTCCATGTCCCGCTTCAATTCCTTGCCTCGACCGGCGGTGAGTTTCAGACTCTTGGGCTGGTCGGGTTCTTTGAAATTGAAAACGTAGCACCAGTCCGGCGGGGTGGGTTCCTTCTTTGCCTGCTCTTCCAGAAACGTCCTGGCGATGTAGGTGAGCCCGGTTTTCGGCGGACCCGCGACGAAGATGTTGTAGCCGCTTTCCTTCATTCCCATCCCGAACTTGATCGCGTCGATTCCGCGTTCCTGGCCGACCACGCCTCCCTCCAGGGGTTCGATGGAAGCGGTGGTTTCGAAGGGCAGAGTGGCGGGATCCACAAAAGCTCGCAGTTCCTGTGCGGGTATTTCCGGAAATTTTCCAGGCATTGACTCTCCTTCATTCAAGGTTGGAGCGTTTTTCCTTTTTCAGCCTGAACCGCGCGGAATCGGCGGTCGGTGTGCTATGCCGGGCGTTAAAATCTATTGTTAAGAACAGGTGCGTCGCTTTTCAAGGGGCGCTACGGTTTCCCGGCACTGCCCGCGGCAGAAAAGCGCCGTCAGCCAAGGACTTCGAGCCTGGCCCTTCGTCCCGCTCATTGCATCCCTTCCAGTTGTTCCAGCACCGACCGCACCTTGTCGCCGGGCTTGGCCGGCCGGTCACGCCGG
This is a stretch of genomic DNA from Desulfoglaeba alkanexedens ALDC. It encodes these proteins:
- a CDS encoding AAA family ATPase — its product is MTASAKTATFEDVCRALQDPETYPHPVGAIRRIDTHISAVFLTGSWVYKIKKPVDFGFLDFSTLESRRHFCEEEVRLNQRLSRGVYEGVARICRDEETGRTTLDGPGETVEYAVKMVQLPENAGLKAQILENRASRSTMQRLGQKLADFYRSAPHGPQIDRFGGLDTVTFNMEENFRQTEPFAGLILERESWELIRSVSRSFVKHHKELFERRIASERIRDGHGDLRSDHVYFFRGLQIIDCIEFNERFRYGDAASDLAFLLMDLDHLGALEHGLEALHAYAVAADDPDVYRLIDFYACYRAMVRLKVACLEWEELEDPELGGKNGGRRKSLEDQVRGFLTQACTYAVQFSRPTLWVACGLPASGKSTLARRLAEYLEADILRSDQVRTELAIPEGSPSQPGVLRFEEGKYRPEFRRLVYGELLNRAQDRLRQGRPVVLDATFASRKWRDEALRLAADLDANCIFVECRASDETLKERLREREIRPGLSDARVQHFDAFKQHFEALTEVPEMLHLEFFTEGDFEAAFTDLLARSYRSRCLQVRSRMEDLSPNSPASS
- a CDS encoding DUF2283 domain-containing protein, with translation MILEYYPETDMLYIKLVEGVSTESEEIASGVVLDFDEHNRVIGVEIEDASKIIDLSRLELRAVPVVNLILTERAPVPA
- a CDS encoding ATP-binding protein encodes the protein MPSSKEGSELLFQVFAERYEKGSMIITTNLGSADWPHVPFRLHYKHVGRYLLFEEINGGIATGSLSFRFRPWPVVRTLHRLSGLPRSRSNC
- a CDS encoding Lon protease family protein produces the protein MPGKFPEIPAQELRAFVDPATLPFETTASIEPLEGGVVGQERGIDAIKFGMGMKESGYNIFVAGPPKTGLTYIARTFLEEQAKKEPTPPDWCYVFNFKEPDQPKSLKLTAGRGKELKRDMEEFIQTLQSKIPEVFDSDDYRAKEAEVHQAFEKRRREIIEELSQTAREDGFVLQFSQVGMVIIPANKEGQPMSQEDLSQLEDEERKALREKSDEVQSKMKDAIKRIREAEAEFKEKHAKLDGEIALFVVGQLMEHYLEKYGDEEQVQQHLKAVQEDILENIDDFKKKPEGQQQAGPFPMPPREAAFKKYDVNVLIDNSETKGAPVVIESNPAYPNLFGTIERQAWLGALFTDFSMIKPGALHKANGGYLVMKALDLLKWYLSWEALKRALRDGVIRIEDLGELYGIFSTRTIRPEPIPLDVKIILTGDPYLYHLLYIYDDRFQKLFKVKAHLDDRMDRKDETVIECAKMLGRFCSQNNLRHLDREGVARVLEYSMEMTEDRDKLSLELGDISDLVREANYFAGLENAAFVGLRHVEQAIEKRIYRSNLIEERMRELVNKDIFWVETTGEKVGQVNGLSVLMTGDHEFGKPNRITATVSVGREGVVAIERESKLSGNIHTKGVMILSSFVKERFAHNKPISLTASLCFEQSYGMVDGDSASSTELYALLSAVSGVPIRQGIAVTGSVSQKGEIQPVGGVTRKIEAFFHVCRHKGLTGDQGVIIPAKNVRNLMLKKEVIDAVEEGKFHIWPVSTIEEGIELLTGMPAGELQPDGTYPEGTLFRKADERLRQIAEIVKEFGKSDEGAAKKGNDEGGGCPSCGR